A region of Mammaliicoccus sp. Dog046 DNA encodes the following proteins:
- the lacB gene encoding galactose-6-phosphate isomerase subunit LacB: protein MKIAIGCDHIVTDEKIKISDYIKSLGHEVLDFGTYDHHRTHYPIYGVKVAQSVTNGEADLGVVLCGTGVGISVSANKVPGARVALVRDITSATLAKEQYNCNVIAVGGTITGIDLIKDIVEHFINAKYKESAENNKLIEQIDHLLPSDSVQYEQNMFDEYLEKWNKGEYVD from the coding sequence ATGAAAATTGCAATCGGATGTGACCATATCGTAACAGATGAAAAAATAAAAATATCGGATTACATAAAATCTTTAGGGCACGAAGTGTTAGATTTCGGAACATATGACCATCACAGAACACACTACCCTATTTACGGTGTTAAAGTTGCTCAGTCAGTAACTAACGGAGAAGCCGATTTAGGTGTTGTATTATGTGGAACAGGTGTTGGTATTAGTGTATCAGCAAATAAAGTGCCTGGTGCACGCGTAGCATTAGTTCGAGATATTACAAGTGCAACATTAGCGAAAGAACAATACAACTGTAATGTGATTGCTGTTGGCGGAACAATTACAGGTATTGATTTAATTAAAGATATCGTAGAACACTTTATAAACGCTAAATATAAAGAATCAGCTGAAAATAATAAACTGATTGAACAAATAGATCACTTATTACCAAGTGATTCGGTTCAATACGAACAAAATATGTTTGATGAATATCTAGAAAAATGGAATAAAGGCGAATATGTAGATTGA
- a CDS encoding RpiB/LacA/LacB family sugar-phosphate isomerase, giving the protein MKVVINSISRSKDLKDKIVAALEQIDVQVVDLYDSSLKDDVYSVTINTIRKLKENEDAKGIIIDDNGIAPFIIANKHKDVIAAAVSDDRSAMMTTRHNNTQLIILGSEIVGPGLAINCAKNFSQSTYDAGRHQIRIDMLNSLC; this is encoded by the coding sequence ATGAAAGTGGTTATTAATAGTATCAGTCGCTCTAAAGATCTTAAGGATAAGATTGTAGCTGCACTTGAACAAATAGATGTTCAAGTAGTTGATTTATATGATTCTTCTCTGAAAGATGATGTTTATAGTGTGACGATAAACACAATTCGTAAGTTAAAAGAAAACGAGGATGCTAAAGGAATTATTATTGATGACAACGGTATTGCACCATTTATCATTGCGAATAAACATAAAGATGTCATTGCTGCGGCTGTATCTGATGACCGATCAGCAATGATGACAACGCGTCATAATAATACCCAATTAATTATTTTAGGTTCTGAAATTGTTGGCCCAGGTTTAGCTATCAATTGTGCGAAGAACTTTAGTCAATCTACTTATGATGCAGGTAGACATCAAATCAGAATCGATATGTTAAATAGTTTGTGTTAA